The Enterobacteriaceae endosymbiont of Neohaemonia nigricornis genome has a segment encoding these proteins:
- a CDS encoding SufS family cysteine desulfurase, with the protein MDNYSIKNIRKQFPILSRKINSHKFIYLDNAATVHKPIDVINTLQNFYIKNYATVHRGSYDLSINMTNNIEYIRKQIAKFINAPSSKEIIFTKSTTEGINFIANTWALQNIKYKHNIIISEMEHHSNILPWQILSKKIGFTIKIIPLTFNGELNISKLYKLIDQNTKLISLTYISNVLGTINPIKKIIALARKKNIITLIDGAQAIANININIQDLNCDFFVFSGHKIFGPTGIGVLWGKKEILESISPWEFGGGMIKYFNKFQDPIWEQVPWKFEAGTPNISGIIGLSAALKWFKSFDINKIITYNKFLTKYTLEKLNTIPNIKIFGSNKLNNRIGIISFNINQHHAYDIGSFLDQYGIAIRTGHHCAIPVMNYYNVQSMCRISLSIYNNIEEIDVFIEKLIYINNLLLNKKL; encoded by the coding sequence ATGGATAATTATTCAATTAAAAATATTCGTAAACAGTTTCCTATTTTATCACGTAAAATTAATAGTCATAAATTTATTTATTTAGATAATGCAGCTACTGTACATAAACCTATAGATGTAATTAATACATTACAGAATTTTTATATAAAGAATTATGCAACAGTACATAGAGGTTCATATGATTTAAGTATAAATATGACTAATAATATTGAATATATACGTAAACAAATTGCAAAATTTATTAATGCTCCTTCATCAAAAGAAATAATTTTTACTAAAAGTACAACAGAAGGTATTAATTTTATTGCTAATACTTGGGCATTACAAAATATAAAATATAAACATAATATTATTATATCTGAGATGGAACATCATTCAAATATTTTACCATGGCAAATATTATCTAAAAAAATAGGTTTTACAATTAAAATTATTCCATTAACATTTAATGGTGAATTAAATATATCTAAATTATATAAATTAATTGATCAGAATACCAAATTAATATCTTTGACATATATTTCTAATGTTTTGGGAACGATTAACCCTATTAAAAAAATTATAGCATTAGCACGTAAAAAAAATATTATTACTTTAATAGATGGTGCACAAGCAATTGCAAATATTAATATTAATATACAAGATTTAAATTGTGATTTTTTTGTATTTTCAGGACATAAAATTTTTGGTCCTACAGGTATTGGTGTTTTATGGGGCAAAAAAGAAATATTAGAATCTATATCACCATGGGAATTTGGTGGAGGTATGATTAAATATTTTAATAAATTTCAAGATCCCATTTGGGAACAAGTGCCATGGAAATTTGAAGCAGGAACACCTAATATATCAGGTATAATTGGATTAAGTGCTGCATTAAAATGGTTTAAATCATTTGATATAAATAAAATTATTACATATAATAAATTTTTAACTAAATATACTTTAGAAAAATTAAATACAATTCCAAATATTAAAATATTTGGTAGCAATAAATTAAATAATCGTATAGGTATTATTTCTTTTAATATTAATCAACATCATGCCTATGATATAGGTAGTTTTTTAGATCAATATGGTATTGCCATACGTACTGGACATCATTGTGCTATTCCTGTAATGAATTATTATAATGTACAGTCTATGTGTAGAATATCCTTATCAATATATAATAATATTGAAGAAATAGATGTTTTTATAGAAAAATTAATATATATAAACAATTTATTATTAAATAAAAAATTATGA